TCTATTTATTTCCTGTGCGAGCAATCCGGCCCTGTTCAATATAAACTAGGAGAATGGAAATATCCGCCGGGTTGACTCCTGAGATCCGGGAAGCTTGAGCAATGGACAGCGGTCTGACTTCCATCAACTTTTGACGGGCTTCGGTCGCCAATCCATTTATGGCTTCATAATCAATATCTTCCGGGATTTTTTTATTCTCCATTTTCTTCAGCTTCTCTACTTGCTGAAGGGATTTTTGAATATAACCTTCGTACTTAATCTGAATTTCCACTTGCTCCTCAATTTCCGGATCAATCTCGTAATCGGCTGGGGCAAGCTGCTTGATATGACCGTAATGCATTTCCGGACGGCGCAGCAAATCCGAAGCACGGATGCCGTCCTTCAGCTCGCTGCCGCCTGCTACGCGAATCAGCGATTGAGTCTCTTCATTCGGTTTGATAATAACCGTTCGCAGCCGTTCTATTTCCCTGGCAATGGCTTCTTTCTTCGCCGCGAAACGCTCATACCGCTCTTTGGAGATCAGGCCAATTTGATATCCCAGCTCGGTTAAACGCAAGTCGGCGTTATCATGGCGAAGAAGCAAGCGATACTCCGCGCGGGAAGTGAGCAGACGATATGGCTCATTCGTTCCCTTTGTCACTAAGTCATCAATTAAGACGCCAATGTAAGCATCTGAACGGCTAAGAATGACTTCTTCTTTTCCAAGCACTCGGCAGGCGGCATTAATGCCGGCCATTAACCCTTGTCCAGCCGCTTCTTCATAGCCGGATGTTCCATTGATTTGACCAGCTGTGTAAAGATTTTTGACTTTCTTCGTTTCCAATGTCGGCCAAAGCTGAGTCGGCACGATCGCATCATATTCAATCGCATACCCGGCGCGCATGAGCTGCGCTTTCTCAAGGCCCGGAATGGTTTTGAGCATGCGGTATTGCACATCTTCAGGGAGGCTGGAGGATAAGCCCTGGACATAGACTTCTTCTGTTTTGCGCCCTTCAGGCTCTAAGAAGATTTGATGGCGCGGCTTGTCACTAAACCGAACCACTTTATCTTCAATAGATGGACAATAGCGCGGGCCTCTTCCTTTGATCATGCCGGAGAACATCGGTGAGCGGTGCAGATTGTCCCCAATAATGGCGTGGGTCTCTTCATTCGTATAGGTCAGCCAGCAAGGCAGCTGGTCTGTAATAAATTTAGTCGTTTCATAACTGAAGGCACGCGGTTCTTCATCACCCGGCTGGATTTCAGTTTTACTATAATCAATTGTCCGGCTATTTACACGCGGAGGCGTGCCTGTCTTGAAACGGACAAGCTCAAAACCAAGCTCTTCTAAATGCTCAGACAGCTTGATGGCCGGCTGCTGATTATTCGGACCGCTCGAATATTTCAAATCGCCGATAATAATTTCGCCGCGCAAGAATGTCCCTGTCGTGATCACCACCGCTTTAGCTGCATACTTCGCGCCTGTCTGGGTGATCACTCCGCGGCACTCTCCATCCTCGATCACTAATTTTTCAACCATTCCTTGAATCAGTGTCAGATTTTCTTCATTTTCAATGGTTTTTTTCATTTCTTGCTGATACAGCACTTTATCAGCCTGCGCTCTTAACGCCCGAACGGCCGGACCTTTAGCTGTATTCAGCATGCGCATTTGGATATGGGTTTTATCGATGTTTTTGCCCATTTCCCCGCCTAATGCGTCGATTTCACGAACGACAATCCCTTTAGCCGGTCCGCCGATGGATGGGTTGCAGGGCATGTAGGCAATCATATCCAAATTGATCGTGATCATTAGCGTTTTGGCTCCTGCTCTAGCAGCTGCCAGTCCCGCTTCCACGCCGGCATGGCCAGCTCCAACCACGACGACATCGTATTGGCCAGCTTCGTATTGTGACATGTCTGTCTCCTCCTTCTACAGTTACTTTCCAAGACAAAATTGTGAAAATAGCTGATCAATTAAGCTTTCTTGAACGCTTTCTCCAATAATTTCTCCCAGAAATTCCCACGTTCTAGTTAAATCAATTTGTACGATATCAATCGGGGTGCCTGCTTTCGTATTTTCAATTGCTTCCGAGATCGCTGTGAAGGCTTGATTTAATAAAGCGATATGCCGGGAATTGGATACATACGTCATATCCCCGGCTTCAATCGAACCGGAAAAGAAGAGAGAAGCAATGGCTTCCTCCAATTCATCAATTCCTTCTTCCTTCAATAAAGAGGTCGTGACGAGCCGCATATTTTGCGATAATTGCCGCACCCGCTCCATGTCCAGTTTCTGCGGCAAATCCGTTTTATTGACGATCACGATCACGTCCATGCCCTTCACTGCTTCAAATAACTGTTCGTCCTCTCGTGTGAACGCATCTGAATAATTTAAAACGAGAAGAATCAAGTCAGCTTCCTTCAATACTTGACGGGAGCGTTCCACTCCGATTCGTTCGACAATATCCTCAGTCTCCCGTATTCCGGCTGTGTCCACAAGGCGCAGCGGTACTCCGCGCACATTGACGTATTCTTCAATGACGTCGCGTGTCGTGCCGGGAATGTCCGTAACGATCGCTTTATTTTCCTGCACAAGCGCGTTCAGCAAGGATGATTTTCCGACATTCGGCCTGCCGATAATCACCGTTGACAAGCCTTCCCGCAAGATTTTCCCCTGCTGCGACGTGCGCAATAGCTTTTCAATTTCTTCGCGGACATAGGCGGCTTTTTCAAGCAGCATCTGATGGGTCATTTCTTCGACATCATCATATTCCGGATAATCAATATTCACTTCAATATGAGCGAGCACTTCAAGAATTTCTTGGCGGAGCTTTTTAATCAGCTTCGATAAGCGCCCTTCCATTTGGTTGAGCGCCACATTCATGGCTTTATCCGTTTTCGCTCGAATGAAATCCATCACGGCTTCCGCCTGCGATAAATCAATCCGGCCATTTAAAAAAGCGCGCTTCGTAAACTCTCCCGGTTCCGCTAATCGCGCTCCTTGATTTAACACGAGCTGCAGCACGCGGTTGACACTCGCAAGACCCCCATGACAGTTGATCTCGATGACATCTTCACGCGTAAACGTTCTCGGCCCCTTCATGACCGTGATCATCACTTCTTCCACAGTTTGTTCCGTCTTCGGATCAATTAAATGCCCGTAGTGAATCGTGTGACTGGCCGCTTCCAATAGCGGCCGGCCTCCAGGGCTTTTAAATACGCGGTCAGCGATCGGGAGCGCTTGATCGCCGCTTAAACGGACAATAGCAATCGCTCCTTCCCCCATCGGCGTGGAAATAGCAGCAATAGTATCGAATTCCATCCTGTTTCACCTCTTTCATTTGTTTTTATCTATAAAAAATCGTAACATTTACTCTTTAAATCACCAGAATACCATAGGCAGAAAGGTTTAAAAAGAAGGCTGTTTTATCCACAACCTTCTTTTGAACGATACTATTTTAACTTATTCACGTGTGGATAACAATAACATCCGCAAATGAAGTCTGCACAATTGGGAAATAAAGTATAAAACTAATTATATTCAAAAACAAAAGGCGCTTCGTTGCTGCCCAGCCTTTTGTTCCTGCTGAGCCGCTCCGAATCGCCTCTAATCTTACAGGCCGCACTTCCGGTTCTCAATTATCCCGGGATGCTTTTGCTTGTCCGACCAAATGTTTTCTCACTGATTCTCTAAAGAAGCTTCATTGTCATATTTTCTATTAATAATGACTGTTTGGATAATCATAAAAATGTTTCCGACTACCCAGTAAAGGGAAAGGGCCGCCGGTAAATTGACGGCAAAGATGATGATCATGATCGGCATCAGCCACAGCATCATGGCCATTTGCGGATTCTGGCTTGTCATGTCTGCCATCGTGATTTTTTGCTGAAGGAAGGTCGTCGCGCCCGCAATCAGCGGCAGCAGAAAGTAAGGATCCGGCGAACCGAGATCAAACCATAAGAAAGTATCTTCTTTGATCGCTTCTGTCCTCATAATGGCTTGATAGAATCCAAAAATGATCGGCATCTGAATCAGCAGCGGCAAACAGCCCGCCAGCGGATTAACGCCATGCTTTTGAAAAAGCGCCATTGTTTCTTGCTGCATTTTCTGCTGCGTGACGGCATCCTTTGATTTGTACTTCTCTTTAATTTTCTGCATTTCCGGCTGAAGCTTTCTCATCTCTTTCATATTCTTCGTCGATTTAATCATAAGCGGCAGAATAATGAAACGGATGATAATGGTGACGATTACAATCGCCCAGCCGTAACTCCCGACCAGTTCCGCTGTCTTCACAATGACTTGTGAAAACGGATAAACGACATACTCATTCCAATACCCTTCGCTGTCAGCATTAATTTCTTTGTTAACTTCGGTACACCCGGACAGCAGCATCATGGCGGCCGCCAAGAATACTAGGGTTGCCATCTTTCTTCTCAACCTTTTATTCCCCCTGTCGACGATTGTTGGAGATGACGATCAGCAAGATCTGTCTCCTCGTGTTTCTTTATTCAATCTAGTCTATTCACTTTTTTCATTTTTATCATGCAAACGGAGCACTTTCGCTCGCTTTAAGACATGGATCAGGCTGTTTTTAACCTCTTTGCACGTCATTTCCGCCGCCGGCTTTCTTGCAATAATTACAAAATCATGTCCCGGCTGAATGCGCTCCTTCAGCTCTGTAAAGCTCTGCCGAATATAGCGTTTAATTTGGTTGCGCGTCACCGCATTGCCGATTTTTTTGCTCACGGACAATCCTATCCGAAACGGAACTTGATTTTCCCTTTTATACAGATACACGACAAACTGCCGATTAGCAAATGACTTTCCGCCTTTGAAAACGGATTGAAATTCGCTGTTTTTTTTGATTCGAAATGTTTTTCTCATTCGCCGTTCACCTGCTCGAACATTATATGGAATCTTGCTTTTATTAGAAAAAAAGACCACTGAGATTTTTCAGTGGCCTATGCAGATAATACTTTTCTTCCTTTCGCACGACGACGAGCTAGCACACGACGGCCGTTCTTTGAACTCATGCGGCTGCGAAAACCGTGAACTTTACTTCTTTTGCGTTTATTTGGTTGGAACGTTCTTTTCATTATGAAACACCTCCCTAAAGGATCGGTAAAATTATTCGTTTGAGACAGTCTTTTTGATTATAAAGATGATGTTCTAATCTGTCAACCTCTTTCCTTGCTTTCCTTTTTCCCCGGAGAGAACAGCAGCCGCTGCCGTGAACCTTTTTGCCTGTTTTTTCGCCGTATTTGTACAACTGTGGATAGTTTTCGACAGCTTTTGTGATTATCCACAACGCTTATTGACAGCTTTTTCACATTTCCCCTCTTGTGGACAAGTTATTTACACAAGTGGAAGCATCTGTGGATAATTTTTAAAATGCATTGCAACTACTATGATTATCTGATATTATTATTTTGTTTTTACTCTGAATGAATTATCTTCTCTGTTTATTTATCCACAGGTTGTGAATAGTTTGTGGAAAAGATGTTCAGGCCTCCGGATAAAACTTGTCCACAGCCTGTTAATCATGTCGAAAAACTATTTTCTTCTTTATTATATATTTAATCACATTCAAGTGGATGCATAAACATAAGTTTCAGAAGAAATATGTATACAAAAGTTGTACAAAATAAAAAAAGGAGGAGGCCTAATGGAAAATATCGAGGATCTTTGGAACAAAGTTCTGGCCAGCATTGAAAGCAAAATCAGCAAACCGAGCTTTGATACATGGCTGAAATCGACGAAAGCTTATTCCTTGCAAGGCAATTCCATAACGATCGCTGCTCCAAATGATTTTGCGAGAGACTGGCTGGAAGGACATTACTCTCAGCTCATTTCCGGAGTTCTAGGCGAAATCACTGGTGAACAGCTGGCCGTTAAATTTATTATTCCCGAAGAACAGACGATGGAAGAGTACGAGCCCCCTCAGCCCAAAAAACGTCCGAAGAAAGAAGATTCTCATGAATTTCCGCAAAGTATGCTGAATCCGCGATATACGTTTGACACGTTTGTGATCGGATCCGGCAACCGTTTCGCTCATGCCGCTTCCCTAGCTGTGGCTGAAGCGCCGGCTAAAGCCTATAATCCACTTTTTATTTATGGGGGAGTGGGACTGGGGAAGACTCACTTGATGCATGCAATCGGCCACTATGTGATCGAGCACAACCCTGGAGCCAAAGTGGTTTATTTGTCATCTGAAAAATTCACCAATGAATTCATCAACTCCATCAGGGATAACAAAGCCGTAGACTTCCGCAACCGCTACCGCAATGTAGATGTGCTGCTGATTGATGATATTCAATTTCTCGCCGGCAAAGAACAAACGCAGGAGGAATTTTTCCATACGTTCAACACGCTGCATGAGGAAAGCAAGCAAATCATCATCTCCAGCGACCGGCCGCCAAAGGAAATTCCTACGCTTGAGGATCGTCTTCGTTCACGCTTTGAATGGGGGTTAATCACCGATATCACTCCGCCTGATTTAGAAACGCGGATCGCTATTTTGCGCAAAAAAGCGAAAGCGGAGAACTTGGATATTCCGAACGAGGTCATGCTGTATATCGCCAATCAAATTGACACGAACATTCGTGAGCTTGAAGGCGCACTGATTCGCGTCGTAGCTTATTCGTCGCTGATTAACAAAGATATCAACGCCGATCTTGCTGCGGAAGCATTGAAGGATATTATTCCAAGCTCCAAGCCCAAAACGATCACCATCCAAGAGATTCAAAAAGTGGTTGGTGAACACTATAATATTAAGCTTGAAGATTTTAAGGCGAAAAAACGAACCAAATCGATCGCGTTTCCTAGACAAATCGCCATGTACTTATCCAGAGAGATGACCGACTTTTCTCTGCCAAAAATCGGAGAAGAATTTGGAGGCCGTGACCACACCACGGTTATCCATGCTCACGAAAAAATTTCTAAGCTGCTTGAAACCGACAATGAGCTGCAGCATAACATTAAAGAAATCCAAGGCATTTTAAAATCTTAATAATGTGCATAACTTCCATGGGTTTATAAACAGTCTGTCCACATGTGGATAGACTGTCTTTACGTTCTTTCTCAGGGTTATCCACATATTCACGCGCCCTACTAGTACTACTACTATTTTTTTAAATACTAAATAATAATATATGCAGCAAAGAAAATCTTTATTCCAGAAAATCGAAGGGAGAACAAAATGAAATTTTCAATCCAAAAAGACCGATTAGCTCAAAGCGTACAGGATGTATTGAAAGCGATCAGCTCCAGAACAACGATTCCGATTTTGACAGGAATTAAAATTGATGCAGGAACGGAAGGAATTAAGCTGACGGGAAGCGATTCAGACATTTCTATTGAATCCTTTATTCCCCGAGAAGAGGATGAAATGGTGCTTGCTGACATTCAGCAGCCAGGTTCGATTGTGCTAAACGCCCGTTTTTTTAATGAAATTGTGAAAAAGCTGCCTTCAGAAACCATTGAGCTTGAAGTATTGTCTTCTTTTCAAACGGTGATTCGTTCCGGACAAGCGGAGTTCAATTTAAACGGTCTCGATCCGGATGAATATCCGCATTTGCCGCAAATTGAAGAAGAAGAGGTGTTTCAGCTGCCGACGGACTTGCTGAAAGCGCTAATCAGACAAACGGTTTTCGCTGTGTCCACCTCAGAAACACGCCCGATCTTGACAGGTGTCAACTGGCGGGTTGAAAACGGAATGTTAACATGTGTGGCGACGGATAGTCACCGATTGGCTCTTCGCAAAGCGGCGATCGACACGGACTCAAGCGCTGCATACAATGTTGTTATTCCTGGGAAAAGCTTAAGCGAGTTAAGCAAAATTTTGGATGACAGCCAAGAAGGCGTGGAAATCGTGATCACGGAAAATCAAATTCTATTTAGAGCGAAGCACTTATTGTTTTATTCCAGATTGCTGGAGGGAAACTACCCTGATACAAGCCGTTTAATCCCTGCTGAAAGCAAAACCAAGATAGAATTACACGCCAAAGAGTTTTTGCAAGCAATTGACCGGGCTTCCTTGCTGGCAAGAGAAGGACGGAATAATGTGGTGAAACTGTCGCTGATTGGGGAAGACATGATTGAAATCACCTCGAATTCACCCGAAATTGGAAAGGTGACAGAGCAGGTGAAAAGTGAAGCGGTGGAAGGGGAAGATTTAAAAATTTCCTTCAGTGCCAAATATATGATGGATGCGTTAAAAGCGCTGGAAGGCACAGAGATTAATATCCAATTTACCGGGGCAATGAGACCGTTCGTCATTCGCCCTATGCATGACGACTCTACTTTGCAATTAATTCTGCCGGTAAGAACGTATTAATCCCTCCTAAATGGTAAACAATAGAAATTGATACAACAAAGAGGCTGTTTCCTGTGATGGACAGCCTTCTTTACATGGAAAAAAACTTTTTTTAAGGGGCGCAGGATAAAACAAGGCTCCTGGGTTTTTCTATCTTTGTGTTCACGTGAAAAGTTTAGTAAAATAAAGAATTAGAGAATTCAATCGAAAGCAGTGAGAAAAAATGGTTAAAAAAGTGATGATTGAGACGGAGCATATAGCGCTCGGTCAGTTTTTAAAACTCGCTGAGGTCATTCAAACAGGCGGGATGGCCAAATGGTTTTTAAGTGAGCATGAAGTACTGGTCAATGGCGAGCCTGATCAGCGGCGGGGAAGAAAACTGCGGGCTGGAGACCGGGTGGACATTCCAGGTACCGGCAGCTTCATTGTTGCAGATTCATAAAATAAAAGGGTGTTTTGCATGCACATTACAGAGCTGTCTCTAGAAAATTATAGAAATTATCTTGATCTGGATGTTGAATTCGAGAATAAAGTCAATGTCATTCTCGGAGAAAACGCCCAAGGAAAAACCAATGTAATGGAATCTATTTATGTGCTCGCAATGGCAAAATCCCACCGGACCTCCAATGACAAAGATTTAATTCGCTGGGACGCGGACTATGCTAAAATAAAAGGAAGAGTTGAGAAAGCAAAGGGCTCGGTGCCGCTGGAATTGCTTATTTCCAAAAAAGGCAAAAAGGCTAAGTGCAATCATTTGGAGCAGAAGCGCTTAAGCCAATATATTGGAAACATGAATGTAGTGATGTTTGCGCCTGAAGACCTCAACCTCGTAAAGGGGAATCCTCAAGTCAGAAGGCGCTTTATAGATATGGAAATTGGACAAGTATCCCCCGTTTATCTATACGATATTAGCCAGTATCATAAAGTGCTGCAGCAGCGCAATCACTATTTAAAGCAGCTGCAAGCACAAAAGACAACCGATTATACGATGCTGGATGTGCTGACCGATCAGTTAATTCAACTGGCCGTGAAGATTATCCAAAAAAGATTTGATTTTATTTCCTTGCTTCAGGAGTGGGCCCGCTCTATTCATTCGGGTATTTCTCGGGGAATAGAGCAGCTGGAGATCACCTACGAATCATCAGTTGCTGTGGGGGCTGATGATGACTGGACGAAAATGGTCAGCGCGTATGAAGAGAAATATCATTCTCAGAGAAAAAAAGAAGTTGAACGAGGCGTCACGATGAGCGGACCCCATCGTGACGATTTAGTTTTCCAAGTGAATGGAAAAAACGTCCAAACTTTTGGATCGCAAGGACAGCAGCGAACAACAGCCTTGTCTGTTAAATTAGCGGAAATTGAATTGATTCATTCTGAAATCAAGGAATATCCCATTCTTTTATTAGACGATGTCCTCTCAGAGTTGGATGATTACCGCCAGTCCCATTTATTAAATACCATTCAAGGAAAGGTTCAAACCTTTGTTACAACAACAAGCACAGAAGGAATTAACCACCAAACGCTCAAGGAAGCCTCCACGTTTACTGTGGAGGCCGGCATGATGTCACAAATAAGGTGAGGGCTGAGGCATGTATGTTTATATTGGAGAATCGATTATGCTTTTGGCAGCTGATATTGTAGCGATCATGGCGAAAGGAAGAATTGATTTATCTTCTGATCAAGCGGCAAGGAGTGTTCATGCCAGTTCTGTTGCTTTGCTGGAAAGCGGCGGCTATAAATCTGTTGTCGTTACTGAAAATACATTATACCTCTCGCCATTTTCATCAAGCACTTTAAAAAAACGGATAGATGACCATTATTTCTAAACAGAACGGAAGCCATTTTGAAACGGAATTATGGAGAAAGAGCAGGTGAACGGATTTGACTATGGAACAGCCAAACAAAACGAACCAGTCTTCTTATGACGAGAATCAAATACAAGTGTTGGAAGGTCTGGAAGCTGTGCGGAAGCGGCCGGGAATGTATATCGGCTCAACAAGCGGCAAAGGGCTTCATCATCTCGTTTGGGAAATTGTAGATAACAGTATTGACGAAGCACTCGCAGGCTATTGCGATAAAATTATCGTGACAATAGAAGAAGATAACAGCATAACCGTTCAGGATAACGGGCGTGGTATTCCGGTCGGTATTCAAGAAAAGATGGGGCGTCCGGCTGTAGAAGTCATTTTAACGGTGCTTCATGCCGGCGGTAAATTTGGCGGAGGCGGATACAAAGTATCCGGCGGTCTTCATGGAGTAGGGGCTTCGGTCGTGAATGCTCTTTCCACTCAGTTAGAGGTATATGTCCATCTCAACGGCAAAATTCACTACCAATCTTATAGACGGGGAGTACCGGAAGCCGATTTAAAAGTAATCGGCGAAACAGACCGCACTGGAACAACCATTCATTTCCGGCCGGATCCGGAGATTTTTACGGAAACGTTAGTGTATGAATATGACACATTAGCCAATCGCCTCCGCGAGCTGGCCTTCTTGAATAAAGGGATTCATATTATCATTGAAGATAAGCGCGAGGAAGGCAAGAAAAACGAATATCACTACGAAGGCGGAATTAAATCCTATGTTCAACATTTAAACCGCACGAAGGAAGTCATTCACAGCGATCCGATTTATATGGAAGGAGAGAAAGAAGGCATATCTGTGGAAATTGCCTTGCAATATAACGAAGGGTTTTCCAGCAATATTTTTTCCTTTGCCAATAATATTCACACGTATGAAGGCGGGACGCATGAATCAGGCTTCAAAACCGCTCTAACAAGAGTGATTAACGATTATGCCCGCAAAAACGGTTTGCTGAAAGAATCGGATCCGAATCTTTCAGGGGAGGATGTTCGGGAAGGATTGACGGCTATCGTGTCGATCAAGCATCCGGATCCGCAATTTGAAGGGCAAACGAAAACGAAGTTGGGCAACTCCGAAGCTCGCGCAGTGACCGATGCCGTGTTTGCCGATCGTTTTGAAACGTTTTTGCTTGAGAATCCTGCAGTTGCCCGCAAAATTATCGATAAAGGGCAAATGGCCGCGCGAGCTAGATTAGCAGCGAAGAAGGCGCGTGAATTAACGCGCAGAAAGAGCGCTTTAGAAGTTTCCAGCCTGCCGGGGAAGCTGGCGGACTGTTCCTCGCGCGATCCTGAAATCAGCGAGATTTATGTGGTGGAGGGAGACTCGGCCGGCGGATCAGCCAAGCAAGGCCGTGACCGCCACTTTCAAGCCATTTTGCCATTGCGCGGAAAAATTATTAACGTAGAAAAAGCCCGTCTGGATAAAATTCTCTCCAACAATGAAATTCGCACCATTATCACCGCTCTTGGAACGGGCATCGGAGAAGAGTTTGATATCTCGAAAGCCCGCTACCATAAGCTTGTCATTATGACGGATGCCGATGTGGACGGGGCGCATATTCGCACGCTTTTGCTAACCTTCTTCTTCCGCTACATGAGACAATTAATAGAAGCGGGCTATGTGTACATCGCACAGCCGCCTTTGTACAAGGTGACGGCAGGAAAGAAGATAGAGTATGCCTACAATGACCGTCAGCTGGAGGGAATCCTTGCCGAACTTCCGGCTAATACAAAGCCGGGAATTCAACGGTATAAAGGTCTGGGAGAGATGAATCCTGAGCAGCTTTGGGAGACAACGATGAATCCTGAAACGAGAACGCTGCTGCAGGTTAGCCTGGAGGATGCAATTGATGCAGATGAA
The Bacillus xiapuensis DNA segment above includes these coding regions:
- the gyrB gene encoding DNA topoisomerase (ATP-hydrolyzing) subunit B — encoded protein: MEQPNKTNQSSYDENQIQVLEGLEAVRKRPGMYIGSTSGKGLHHLVWEIVDNSIDEALAGYCDKIIVTIEEDNSITVQDNGRGIPVGIQEKMGRPAVEVILTVLHAGGKFGGGGYKVSGGLHGVGASVVNALSTQLEVYVHLNGKIHYQSYRRGVPEADLKVIGETDRTGTTIHFRPDPEIFTETLVYEYDTLANRLRELAFLNKGIHIIIEDKREEGKKNEYHYEGGIKSYVQHLNRTKEVIHSDPIYMEGEKEGISVEIALQYNEGFSSNIFSFANNIHTYEGGTHESGFKTALTRVINDYARKNGLLKESDPNLSGEDVREGLTAIVSIKHPDPQFEGQTKTKLGNSEARAVTDAVFADRFETFLLENPAVARKIIDKGQMAARARLAAKKARELTRRKSALEVSSLPGKLADCSSRDPEISEIYVVEGDSAGGSAKQGRDRHFQAILPLRGKIINVEKARLDKILSNNEIRTIITALGTGIGEEFDISKARYHKLVIMTDADVDGAHIRTLLLTFFFRYMRQLIEAGYVYIAQPPLYKVTAGKKIEYAYNDRQLEGILAELPANTKPGIQRYKGLGEMNPEQLWETTMNPETRTLLQVSLEDAIDADETFEILMGDRVEPRRQFIEENALYVKNLDI